ATCGAAACTCCGTAGTCACTATACTTCTCTGCTTTAATCGGGGCCCTAACAATTGGAACGATGGCTTTTAACAAAGCAGTCAAACTTAGATCTCCTTCAACTTCCTCTCCTTCCCCAGGTTCGACGTATTTCAGCTTAACTTTTCCTGGAATAACGTTACCCTTAATGAAAGCCCCATCCAGGGATATTGCTACTGCATTTGAATTCCTCAGGAAGTGAGAAAGTGCTACCATCGGATGAGTATCAACTCCCGGGAGGAAGTAAGCTGCATGTCTTGTCTCGACAACTGGAGTTTTAGGTTCGAACTCTATTTCCCTTACCCTCCCCTTTACCTTCACTTTTCTTGGATAAACTTTAATCTCCACCCCGAATCCCTTTCTTCTGCGTATAATGGGTTTCATTCCTATTCCATCAGCATTAATCATGTACTTGGGTACTTTACCCTCCTTTGAAAGCTTTTCAGCTATGTGCATTGCCATTGCTCCTCCTATTTCCTCATCTCCAGTAAATGCAAAAATTACCCTACCATTTAGCTTTTCTTCTTTGGAAAGCTCCTTTAACGCAAGCATGACCGCAGCCACGTTACCCTTGTCGTCAGCACTACCCCTTCCGTACGCTTTGTTTTCCTTAATCGTTAGCTCGAAAGGATCGGTTTCCCATTCCTCAAGATTCACTGGAACAACATCGAAGTGGGCCATAAAGAGAAGCCTAGGAGTACCATCTCCTATTTCCCCATAAACTGCATAGTAGCCGCTTCTCTCTATGATCTCAGACTCTATATCCCAGGAGTCCAGCTGGTCTTTAATAAACCTTGGGCACTCTTTAGAAGGCTTAATCCCTTTATTAGGGTCATTGACGGTGTTAAAGGAGACCAATTCGGAAAGGAGCTCCAGTACATCCATACTTTTCACCAAATAAAAGGTCAAGGTGCGGGGCTTAAATATATTTATCATATATAATCATCAAAGCTTGGTCTTTGAAAAAAAGAGTTCTCAACCTTTGGTTTTCAATTTTCGGGTTTAAAAACGCTTTTTTATCCTGGACTTTAACTCGTTATCGAGGATCAGGGATGAGCATCATGGTTAATCCTGTTCATTAATGGAGGTGATATTGTTGAGGTACGTAAAATTACCAAAGGAAAATACTTACGAATTCCTGGAGAGGTTGAAGGAGTGGGGTAAGCTTTACGCTCCCGTAAAGATATCTGAGAAGTTTTATGACTTTAGGGAAATCGATGACGTTAGGAAAGTTGAGTTTCACTACACAAGGACGATAATGCCGCCCAAGAAGTTCTTTTTTAAGCCAAGGGAAAAGATGTTCGAATTCGACTTATCAAAACCTGAATACAAGGAAGTAATCGAAGACGTTGAACCCTTCGTTCTCTTCGGTGTCCATGCCTGCGACATCTACGGTCTAAAGATACTGGACACGATTTATCTTGACGAATTACCGGATAAATACTACAAGATCCGCAGGGAGAAAGGAATAATCATAGGGATAAGCTGCATGCCCGATGAATACTGCTTCTGCAACCTTAGGAAGACGGATTTTGCAGACGATGGCTTTGACCTTTTCCTTCACGAGCTACCAGATGGGTGGCTCGTTAGGGTTGGTTCTCCAACGGGACATAGGATAGTCGACAAGAACATAAAGCTCTTTGAGGAGGTTACAGACGAGGATATTTGTGCTTTTAGAGAGTTTGAAAAGAAAAGGCAGGAGGCCTTTAAATACCACGAGGATTGGGACAACCTTAGATATCTCCTAGAGCTTGAAATGGAGCACCCAATGTGGGAAGAAGAAGCCAATAAATGCCTAGCATGTGGAATATGCACTCTAACTTGTCCGACATGCAGATGTTATGAAGTCCAGGATATAGTCAACCTTGACGGAATTACTGGATATAGAGAAAGGAGATGGGATTCTTGCCAGTTTAGGAGTCATGGACTCGTAGCAGGTGGTCATAACTTTAGACCAACAAAGAAGGATCGCTTCAGGAATCGTTATCTCTGTAAGAACGCTTACAATGAAAAGCTTGGATTAAGCTACTGTGTCGGTTGCGGAAGATGTACAGCATTCTGCCCAGCTGGAATAAGTTTTGTAAGAAACCTGAGGGTAATACTCGGATTTGAGGAACAAAGATGCCCTCCAAATGTTAGTGAAGAGATCCCCAAGAAGGGATTTGCATATTCTCCTGGAGTAGGGGGTGATGAGGAGTGAACCTACCTAAGGATGTTATGATGCCAAACGATAACCCTTATGCTCTCCACAGGGTTAAGGTCCTCAAGGTCTACGATCTAACTGAGAAGGAGAAGCTCTTCCTATTTAGATTTGAGGATCCTAAGCTTGCCGAAACTTGGACATTTAAACCAGGCCAATTCGTTCAGCTAACGATCCCTGGGGTTGGTGAAGTTCCAATAAGTATATGCTCATCTCCGATGAGAAGAGGATTCTTCGAGCTCTGCATTAGGAGAGCTGGAAGGGTAACTACGGTAGTCCACAGACTTAAACCAGGCGACATCGTCCTTGTAAGAGGACCCTATGGCAATGGCTTCCCCGTTGACGAATGGGAGGGAATGGATTTACTCTTAATAGCAGCGGGCCTTGGAGCAGCTCCGCTAAGAAGTGTGTTCCTCTACGCCATGGATAACAGATGGAAGTACGGGAACATAACCTTCATAAACACGGCCCGTTATGGAAAGGATCTCCTCTTCTACAAAGAGCTTGAGGCAATAAAAGATCTAGCTGAAGCCGAGAACGTTAAGATAATTCAGAGCGTTACAAGGGATCCAAACTGGCCTGGGTTGCATGGAAGGCCTCAGCAATTCATAGTTGAAGCCAACACCAATCCCAAGAATACTGCAGTCGCAATCTGTGGGCCTCCCAGGATGTATAAATCAGTATTTGAAGCCCTGATAAATTACGGTTACAGGCCAGAGAACATCTACGTGACCCTTGAAAGAAAGATGAAGTGTGGAATAGGAAAGTGCGGTCACTGCGTTGTTGGAACGAGCACGAGTTTGAAGTACATCTGCAAAGATGGACCCGTGTTCACGTACTTTGACATAGTATCAACGCCTGGGCTTCTGGATTGAGGTGGGGGAAATGGGAAAGAAGAAAATTAGAATTGGATTTTACGCCCTAACTTCCTGCTATGGGTGTCAGTTACAACTAGCTATGATGGATGAGCTTTTATTACTACTCCCGCATATCGAGCTAGTCTGCTGGTACATGGTTGATCGGGATAGCATAGATGATGAACCCGTTGACATAGCCTTTATAGAGGGTAGCGTTTCAACTGAGGAAGAAGTTGAACTCGTCAAGAAAATAAGGGAGAATTCAAAGATCGTTGTTGCAGTTGGAGCCTGTGCCGTTCAAGGAGGGGTTCAAAGCTGGACGGACAAGTCGCTTGAGGAGCTCTGGAGGACAGTTTATGGAGATGCAAAGGTCAAGTTCAAGCCAAAGAAAGCCGAACCAGTTTCTAAGTATATAAAGGTTGATTATAACATCTACGGTTGTCCACCCGAGAAAAGGGACTTCTTATATGCATTAGGAACGTTTCTAATCGGTTCATGGCCAGAGGATATAGATTATCCAGTCTGCCTTGAGTGCAGGCTTAACGGATATCCATGCGTTCTTCTTGAGAAAGGTGAGCCTTGCCTAGGCCCAGTAACGAGAGCAGGATGCAATGCAAGATGCCCAGGATTTGGAATTGCTTGCATTGGTTGCAGGGGAGCTATAGGGTACGATGTTGCCTGGTTCGATTCTCTAGCTAGGGTATTCAAGGAGAAGGGGCTAACAAAAGAGGAGATAATCGAAAGAATGAAGATTTTCAACGGACATGATGATAGAATCGAGAAGATGGTAGAGAAGATATTCCAGGGGGTGAAAGAATGAAGGAAATTTACATTCCTATCACTGTCGATCACATAGCGAGGATCGAGGGAAAGGCAGGAGTTGAGATACTCGTTGGAGAGGATGGAGTCAAGGAAGTAAAGCTAAACATAATAGAGGGACCAAGGTTCTTCGAGGCAATAACGCTTGGCAAGAAGCTCGAGGAAGCCCTTGCAATTTACCCCAGGATATGCTCATTCTGTTCTGCTGCACATAAGTTAACGGCCCTGGAAGCCGCTGAAAAAGCTATAGGTTTTACCCCTAGGGAGGAGATTCAGGCTTTAAGGGAGATCCTTTACATTGGGGATATTATAGAGAGTCACGCCCTCCACCTTTACCTCCTCGTGCTTCCAGACTACCTTGGGTATTCAAGTCCACTCAAGATGGTAGACGAATACAAGAAAGAGCTTGAAACTGCAATTAAACTCAAAAACCTTGGAAGCTGGATAATGGATGTCCTCGGGGCTAGGGCGATCCATCAAGAAAATGCCATTCTTGGAGGCTTCGGAAAACTGCCCTCCAAAGAGACCCTGGAAAAGATTAAGGATGAGCTCAAAAGCGCATTACCTTTGGCCGAATACACCTTTGAATTATTCTCCAAGCTTGAGCAATACAAAGAAGTTGAGGGAGAGATAACGCACTTAGCCGTTAAACCCAGGAAAGATGCTTACGGAATATATGGAGATCGTATAAAAGCTTCCGATGGGGAAGAGTTCCCAAGTGAGGAGTACAAGAATTATATAAAGGAATTCGTCGTTGAGCACAGCTTTGCAAAGCACAGTCATTACAAGGGAAGACCCTTCATGGTAGGTGCAATCTCAAGGCTCGTGAACAACCATAAACTCCTTTATGGAAAGGCAAAGGAGCTCTACGAAAATAACAAAGACTTGCTAAGGCCCACAAATCCATTTGCAAATAACTTAGCTCAAGCCCTTGAGATAGTATACTTTATGGAAAGGGCCATTGATCTAATTGATGAGGTCTTAGCTAAGTGGCCAATCAAGCCGAGAGATGAAGTTAAGGTGAGGGATGGCTTTGGAGTCTCAACTACCGAAGCTCCCAGGGGGATACTAGTTTACGCCCTGAAAGTTGAAAATGGAAGGGTAAGCTATGCAGACATAATAACGCCAACCGCATTCAACTTAGCAATGATGGAAAGGCACGTGAGAATGATGGCCGAAGAGCACTACAAAGACGATCCAGAAAAGTTGAAGTTACTAGCAGAAATGGTTGTCAGGGCGTACGATCCGTGCATCTCGTGCTCTGTCCATGTGGTTAAGCTTCAGTAAAGTTTTTATCCCTTCTCTATTATTTTATCCCTATGAGCACGAGAGGGGATCTTATAAGAATATTGAGCGACATTGAAGAGAAAATTAACGAGCTGAAAATGGACGGTTATCGGCCAGATGTTATACTTTTTGGCAAAGAAGCCTACAACTTCTTCTCAAGCATCGTTAAAGTAGAAACCGGAGAGGAGGGACCCTTCACTGAAGTCTCAAATTTAAGGGTGGAAATCCTCTCAGAGCTTGGTAAAGATGCCGTAATAATAGACTCCAAGCTTTTAGGATTGAGCCCAGGAGCCGCGAAGAGAATCAGGATTATTAAGGAGTAGCATGGTGCGGGGGCGGGGATTTGAACCCCGGAACCCCTACGGGACGGGACCCTCAATCCCGCGCCTTTGACCAGGCTCGGCAACCCCCGCTCCGTCCCGAGGATATTTCCCTATACCGAATCTTATAAATTTTTCGTAATTGGAAAAGTCAGATACCCTGGGCGTCATCACCTCTCAGTTCTAGCGAACTTCATCATCCCAACTAATCTTGTACCTTATAACCTTATAAATCTCCTTTTGAAAACTTCAGCTATAATATAGCCTGAGAGCAGGAAGGCGAAAATAATGATCTTGAACGGAAAGTAGGGATAGCTGGAGGGAAGGTCTTCTCAGAGTTTAAATGAGAAGACGGCAAGGGCTTATCAAGTTAACCCTCACCATTCACAAGGGGAAAGAGTCAGCTCATAAAATGGCAAAAATTAAATCTTTGGCAATATGCAAAAATAAGGCGAAAATAATTTAACTCCTAATTTACCTATTTATCATTTGACAAACTTCAAATGGAGGTGTTCAATAGATGGGGTTGTATAGAAAATACATTGAGTACCCTGTTCTTCAGAAGATCTTGATTGGCCTTATCTTGGGTGCAATTGTTGGTTTAATATTAGGTCACTACGGTTACGCAGATGCCGTAAAGACATATGTAAAACCCTTTGGTGACCTCTTTGTTAGACTATTGAAAATGCTAGTAATGCCAATAGTCTTTGCATCGCTTGTGGTCGGTGCAGCAAGCATAAGCCCAGCAAGACTCGGAAGGGTGGGTGTAAAGATAGTCGTATATTACCTTCTAACATCCGCCTTCGCAGTTACCCTTGGAATAATAATGGCTAGGCTGTTCAACCCAGGAGCTGGAATACACCTCGCAGTTGGCGGTCAGCAATTCCAGCCAAAGCAAGCACCTCCACTAGTCAAAATCTTACTCGATATAGTTCCAACTAATCCCTTTGGTGCACTAGCCAATGGACAAGTACTACCCACGATATTCTTTGCAATAATCCTTGGAATAGCAATAACCTACCTAATGAACAGCGAGAACGAGAAGGTGAGGAAGAGCGCTGAAACCCTGCTTGATGCAATAAATGGATTAGCTGAAGCGATGTACAAGATAGTCAATGGAGTCATGCAGTACGCTCCGATAGGTGTATTTGCCCTTATAGCTTACGTAATGGCAGAGCAGGGGGTTAAGGTCGTTGGAGAGTTAGCAAAGGTTACCGCTGCAGTCTACGTAGGGCTGACGCTACAGATACTCCTTGTGTACTTCGTACTCCTAAAGATATATGGCATCGATCCGATAAGCTTCATCAAAAAAGCAAAGGATGCAATGCTAACAGCGTTCGTTACAAGGAGCTCAAGTGGTACATTACCAGTTACAATGCGCGTTGCAAAAGAGATGGGAATATCCGAGGGTATTTATTCCTTTACCCTACCATTAGGAGCAACGATAAACATGGATGGAACTGCACTATACCAGGGTGTATGTACCTTCTTCATAGCGAATGCCCTAGGTAGTCATTTAACGGTAGGACAACAGCTAACAATAGTCCTTACTGCTGTTCTAGCTTCAATAGGAACTGCTGGAGTCCCAGGAGCAGGTGCAATTATGCTTGCAATGGTTCTTGAAAGCGTTGGACTTCCATTAACCGATCCAAACGTTGCCGCGGCTTATGCTATGATCCTTGGAATAGACGCAATCTTAGACATGGGAAGAACGATGGTCAACGTCACTGGAGACCTGACAGGAACTGCCATAGTTGCAAAGACTGAGGGAGAGCTTGAAAAAGGAGTAATAGCCTGAGTTATTTTTCTCCTTTTCCTTTCATTTTTATATGTAATACTTGGATCCAATTCTCTCCCCGATATGGGGCTTTTTAAAACGTTATCAAGTTTTATTGTAGGCGATAAATCCCTCTCTAAACCAGCTGGGATAGGGAGCCAAGCTTTCTCCACATAGAGCCTCTCTCTTATACCTCTCCCAAAGATCATCTCTTTTTCGCTTTCCCCTTCTCCACCTCAAGATACAAATACCATAGTAAATTCGAAGAGTTCTTCTTTACAAGTAGAAAAGCCAACTATCTCTCTTCGCTTTGAGAGAAAATTCACGAGCAATAGAAATATATTCTAACGGAGGATGAAGTAGTGGAGCTTCATCTATCAAATACTACTAACCCCACTTCAGCTAAGCTTCTTACTATCTTTAGATGCTTTTTCTGCTGAGGTTAGTTTCATATTAATAACCACTGGAACTTTCTCTCTAAGCGCGAGTTTAAAAATTTGAGCGTGATATTTCCTTTCCCTCGAAACGGATCACTAAGAGTGGATACCCTTATGGGAGTAATTGTCAAACCCTCCTTTATTAGACCACTAAGAGGCCTTTTGATAAGGGATGCCTTTGATGGGTTCCAGTTTATGAGATACCGAGCTACTGCAGGGACTGATTCTAAGTGAAATAATTGACAAGGCAAGCTCTTTCGAGGGGAGCGGAAACTGGCACGAGAGGAAGTTCTTCCTGATGTACGATTTAAGTAACGAGGAAGTCAAGGAATCGCTGAGAAAGGTGAAGCCCCTCGGCTTTAAGGGAGTTATCTACGCGACAACAGCTCCAAACTCTCTGACCATGAAGCTCAACGAGCTTATAGAGGAGTGGCTTAAGAAGGATGCCTACTTCCGCCAGCTCAGGAGGATGAAGAAGGGGCCGTGCCTGAATATTGAGGGGTCTGGTTAGATTTCAATTAGATTTCAAGGTGTATTCCTTCGGTTTTATAATTCTTATGAAGCTGTCGTTCCTCTTTTTGAATTCCTCTGGCTTGATGAGCACGGGGCTTATTAGCTCTACGTACCTAAGAAGGACCTCTGTTACCAGCTCAATTACTCCCTCAAAATCAACCTCCCCAACTATCAGAACATCAATGTCGCTCTCCTTATCGTAGTCATCCCTGGCATAGGAACCGAACAAAAAGAGCCCCTCTATCGAGCTTCCAAAGCGTTCCTTTTAAAGCTTTAAAAACTCGTTAAGGGCCTGGGCCTTTTTGTCCATTTTTAACCTCCTCCAGAACACTTTTAATTCTCTCCAGGAAGCGCTCAGCACTTTCAACAACGTTTTCAGCTTCCTCATAACTTGGTTCGTAATAGACATCATAGTCAGCCTTTGATCTGAGCGAGAATGCGTAAGGTACTTTGCATAAACTCTTTCTATAAAGCCACTATTAACGAAGTGAAGGCCAAACATTCTAATAACTCCAGAGTGCTTCCTTGGGTCAATACCTTTCAAGAGAAGCAGAGCTTTGGCAGCATGGAACATTGAGTAGTATGCCCTGCTTATGGAATCTCTGAGCTTTCCGTTTTCCAGCAGGAGATACGCCGAAGAAAGTTCTTCCTCTGTGATTTTGATATGTTTTTCGACTTCTTCTGGAACATCCATAATGTAACTCCCGACCTAATTTATGGCACACTCGATATTTAACCCTTCTCTCCCAGTATTATGCCCTCCGGTAGAAGGGGAATCTATAAATACCTGGAGATAGAAGGGAAGGAGAATGGCAGGTTCCAGACCTCTCGGAGGTATCTTTGCCCTGTACGTCTTCATTGAGGTCCTTGTGGGATTCTAGGATGTTTTATTGGGTCTATTCAGACCTGAATTTGACATTGAGTACTACAAAACAACAGAAGAGATCCAATCCGAGAAAGATTATTTGCTGAAGGGAATCCTCCTGACATCGTTCGTGACATTGCCCTATTTTCTCCTGGGCAGTTTTAAGGCTCTTGAGAATCCACCAGATGATACTACTGGAACTGTCATTATTCTTTTGTTCTACCTCGGTGCCTGGGCGAGATTTGTACATAAGCTGTACCTCTGGAAAAAGCTGAACGATCGTTATAAGCATCTTCTTCTCCAGGAAGCAATCGCCAAGGGCGTTGAAATCGGCATGAAGAAAGCAAAAGAGGACTAATTCTTTCCATCAACCTTTTCAAACGGGTTGTAGATTCTAAGCCCCTCGATACCTTTAAAATCTCTAACGCTTCTCGTCACGAGAGTATAGCCGTATCTCAGGGCCGTGGCCGCTATTACAGCATCGGGAGCTTTATGCTTTTCCTTCTCCTAAGCTCGATTGCGAGTTCGGCAATGTCATCCGTGAGAGGAATTACACGAGCAAAGCTTATGAACTCTCTTGACTTCTCAAAACCCTCCGAAGTGTGGCCCTTCCTTCCAAGGAACTCTATCTTGGTGATTATGGAGATGTTGAAGTCCTCCTTTAGGATTTTCTCTATCCTGGGTATCTCATCCTCCGGAATGGCATCGGCGAGGTAGTATATGAGGATGTTGGTGTTTATCAGAAATCCCTCCCATTCCAATCTCAGCTCCCGAAGGCTCTTTTCGAGGTCTTTTTTCCTTTGTAAAAATCCCCTATACTTTGACACTTTAGCGATATAAAAATAAATTCAACATTTTAGTCACCTTAGTTTGTTATTTACCTCTTCTTTTGTTGTATAGTGGTGTGCTATGATGTAGTATAGGCTTCCGAGGAAGAGATAGGCCACTAAAATCGGGGGTGATGTGAGTAGGTTTATTGATGAGAGGGTGTATATTCCAAATAAGCCCAGGAGCCAGTGTTTTTTGGACTCTCAACTTTAATGATTAACACTACTCCTAGAGCTAGGATGAATACTCCAACTTTTAAGTCAAAGTTGGTAAGTGAAAAGGTTAGGGTGAATAATAAAGTGTATAGCCTCCAAAGGTTCTTCTCAAAGTTGTCAAAGTAAGCGGGTATTAGGAACATTGAGGAAATTATAAAGCCAATAACTGAAGGGGGAATACTATCCCTTACTAAATACAAGAGTAACGAGAGTGGGTAGAATGACGTTAAGAATGCCAAGCTTGATAAATGCCTCCTCCACCCATACCAGAGGAGGATTAAGGGGATTGACCCCAAGATAATGGGCGCGCCCACCTCTTGAACAGGCAGCGCCATTAAAACCGCCAAAGGCAACCACGCGAAAAACAACAAAAGAAGTACAGAAGGAGAAACACTAAAACCCCACCCCACCACGATCACCCCTGGGTAGGAGTTCGTGTTTGAAGACTAGGTTAAAAATGAGAATAATAGGAAGATAGACAGTTAGAATATTATAAGGCCCGCTATAATTCATTTTCCTCACCTTGGTGTTTGAATTCTAGGGTGAAGTCTAGGATGTAGAGTCCCAGCAGTGCTAGAGCTTGAAGCCCGTAAATTGTGCGATAGTAGAGGACGAGGGTGAGGGGGAGGATAATCATTAAGAGCACGGGTCTCTTAATATCTTCCTTCAGCTTAAAATCATAAGCTAAATCACTAATAAACCTCAACACCCTATCCATATAGAACAAGGGTAAAACCATCCACAAAAACCACAAAAGTGCGATAATACTCCCAAGGAATTCAAATGCCGTAATTACTGCGGCCATTGCGAGCCATATTGGGAAGAATAGTTTTGCCTCGAACTTGAACTTCTCTTTTTCAATCTCTTTATTAAACCACGCACTCATAAGAGTGAATACGACAGAATAATAAAAATTAAGATGAAGTATAGGGTATGCATTCAAAGAATAATTATCCCCCGTAATGAACAATAAAATAAGGGAAACAAGACCAGCCAAAGTCATGGCAATTCGAAGTACTCCTCTAACCTGCATTGTACTCTTTCCTCCTGTATTTAATTTCTTCAAGCTCTTTAATTTCCATGTGGAGCCATAGGGTTGGGATTGCATATACTAACGCTAGTGGTGTTTTATACAGTATTACGAGGAGTAGTGAGGGTATGTATAAGGCTAGCGTACATAGTTTATTAGTAGTGTTACATGTCCTCTTGAAGAGTCCTGCCAGGAGAAGGCATCCCAAGAGGGCTAGGAATCCTATTTCAGGCTTTAAGAGTAGTAAGAGGCCTGAAAGTATCATGTAAGGAAAGGAGTATAATTCGCCTACCTAGTAATCCCAAAATAATGTTTCCTAATGCTTATTAGTGCTGTAAGGAGCCATAAGAGGAACGAGACTCCTATTGGCCACAACGCCTCAGTAGATTCAGTTTTTACAGCAAGATAGAACACTAATACTATTGCACTTAGAGAGGGAAAACTTCGCTTTGGCGAAGCTATAAAAGCCAGTAACCCAAGCACACTCCAAAAAATAATAGAAACAAATCCCAACCCATCTTTCAACCACCCACTCCACTCGATCTATTTACTCCCAACCAATCTACCCCCAAACCCAACCTCCTTAAGATTCAGGATAATAGTATCTAGACTTTTTAGTTCAAAACTAACCGTACAAGTAGAGAACAACAACTCGTACTGCCCTCTACCTTGACCTCCTGACTGTCAATGCAAGGGTAAAGCTTAGGTTCGTGTGAATCCTGAGTGATAGGCCAATGGGGAGTAGAATTCCCTCCAAGGATTGCTGGAATTATACCCTTCATTGAATTCACCCCAACTAACTGGCCTTTACGTTATTCTCGGCGGCCTCCACAATCTTGCAAGATCAAACTTAAGCCAGAGGATAAAAATCAAAATATACACTACAAGGAACGGCAACAATTCTTTCTGAAGTCCAAATTCTTCAATTAAACTACCGAAAGAGAGAACTACCCACGGAATCTTAAGTAGGTAGAAGGCCTTTCTCTTCCCCCAGAGGAAGACTAGCCATAAGAGAAGGGAGCATGGCACGTAACCCATCATCAGCGAGAGGAACCATCCGAAGCTATATGACTTAAAGAGGAAAACGAGGAAAAACGATAGCAATAAAGCGAAGAGAATATCCTCAATTCCTTCATCATGTTTAGGTTCCGTTACTGGCTTTTCATATTCTTGGGCAAATAGGGCTGTAACAAGGAGGGAAGGAAGAATCCACCAGAAGATTGCTCCGAATACTGAGTGCCACATGTTGTAGAACACGCTGAAACCGGCTGTGAAAGTCGCTGAGAACACTAGCAGAACAAGAGTCCAGTGGAAAGACCTCCTACTCACTCCAATTATAACCCCCACAAATAGAGTGGAATAAAGAAAAAGTGAGAGCTCCATTAATCCACTCATTCTATCCTCCCCCCACTCTTCCTAAAATACTCCTTAAAGCGGGCAAAAAGAATGACTCAGTTGCCTTTAAAATTGCTTCCCCATACTTCCCCACTTTTGCAGCGGTTAGTATTCCTTTTAACGCCTTACCACCAATGATGAATGATCCGATGTCTGCTGGAATTGTAAGGTAGATTGTGTCGCTTGTTTTTACTTGGATTTGAGTTGAGATTTTGTACTTCTCGTATTTTGAGTATTCGAAATTATTACCCCTTGACATTTTCAATTCAAATTCGATTGTTACTGGCAGGTGATAATAACCATGGAGCCAGTAACGTGCAAATGCCATGAAGTCCGAAGTCCAAGCTTCAAAGGTAATATAAACATTCCCAGTCTCCCCAGCTTTGATCGTTGTAGTAGTATCCCGAGTTATCACCCCATTAGAATGATCCATTGGGAAGTCTATTGAGAGGACTCTCGATTCGTCTAACTCGATGGCAACCCCACTCCGAGTTGGATTTCTAAGCTCAACTACACACGTTGCCGTACCCTTGTAGTCAAGAGTTCCACCAACCTTCAAAACCAAATCATTACAAGACACTCTCGACAACTCTAGCCAATTAACCCTTCCCAAGACTTTAACATCCTCACTTGCCATTTGGCGCCCACCTATTCTTAGTATTAAGATCGTGTTTTGAGTTAAGGGTCCTATGGTTGCAGTTATTCTTGCAGTC
This Pyrococcus horikoshii OT3 DNA region includes the following protein-coding sequences:
- a CDS encoding dicarboxylate/amino acid:cation symporter: MGLYRKYIEYPVLQKILIGLILGAIVGLILGHYGYADAVKTYVKPFGDLFVRLLKMLVMPIVFASLVVGAASISPARLGRVGVKIVVYYLLTSAFAVTLGIIMARLFNPGAGIHLAVGGQQFQPKQAPPLVKILLDIVPTNPFGALANGQVLPTIFFAIILGIAITYLMNSENEKVRKSAETLLDAINGLAEAMYKIVNGVMQYAPIGVFALIAYVMAEQGVKVVGELAKVTAAVYVGLTLQILLVYFVLLKIYGIDPISFIKKAKDAMLTAFVTRSSSGTLPVTMRVAKEMGISEGIYSFTLPLGATINMDGTALYQGVCTFFIANALGSHLTVGQQLTIVLTAVLASIGTAGVPGAGAIMLAMVLESVGLPLTDPNVAAAYAMILGIDAILDMGRTMVNVTGDLTGTAIVAKTEGELEKGVIA
- a CDS encoding DUF3783 domain-containing protein — its product is MYDLSNEEVKESLRKVKPLGFKGVIYATTAPNSLTMKLNELIEEWLKKDAYFRQLRRMKKGPCLNIEGSG
- a CDS encoding nucleotidyltransferase domain-containing protein; translation: MFGSYARDDYDKESDIDVLIVGEVDFEGVIELVTEVLLRYVELISPVLIKPEEFKKRNDSFIRIIKPKEYTLKSN
- a CDS encoding HEPN domain-containing protein, which translates into the protein MDVPEEVEKHIKITEEELSSAYLLLENGKLRDSISRAYYSMFHAAKALLLLKGIDPRKHSGVIRMFGLHFVNSGFIERVYAKYLTHSRSDQRLTMMSITNQVMRKLKTLLKVLSASWRELKVFWRRLKMDKKAQALNEFLKL
- a CDS encoding type II toxin-antitoxin system VapC family toxin, whose protein sequence is MSKYRGFLQRKKDLEKSLRELRLEWEGFLINTNILIYYLADAIPEDEIPRIEKILKEDFNISIITKIEFLGRKGHTSEGFEKSREFISFARVIPLTDDIAELAIELRRRKSIKLPML